The window CTTGGTTTTGAGAACCCATACCTAGTTGTCTATTATGACCCCTTGAATATGTGGAGATTAATAATTTCTTATGAACCCATTAAGTGAGTTCTGAGAATTGCCATATCATGATCTTCCACCTGGGACAAATGTAaacctttttgtttttccctaATGGTGGATGCAGTCGGAAGCGGTTTAGCGAGAAAGAAGCAGAACAGTGGTGGGCAGAGAACAGGGCGAGAGTATATGACCAATACAAGGTACGCATGATTGACAAGTCAAGTATTGGCGTGGGAAGCGAGGACTTGGCTCATTAACATTTGGTAATTGTCATCTGTAAATGAAATTATCTTTTCCACATTACAGCTTGACTTATTGAGAGGTCATACTAATTGATTAGATTTGGCTACCATCTGCTTTTGAAGTTTGAGGGAAGCAAGGTTTGGTATAAGGAGAGAGTCAGAGGGGTTTGAAAATCTGTTTTTGGTATTTccgctattttttttttttcctatgatattttttcaacttgatTTTTACCTTCCAATTTTTTCCCTATATGTGCCTTGTGTGGGGGTTGAGagtgagaaatgtaaatttgtAGAAGGTTGCGGGCTCTTGTGGCTACcatgtaaatttcataaacaaaatatctgcaggtatttttctctctacatttttatattattcattcGGGTCAATATTAAAGGCAGCTGTTATGTACCATTTCCAGGCAAATTCATCTTTTGATCCCCCTTCCATTTGTTGCTAATAATGTAATCATCCATCTAAGCACAAAATGAATTAGATGTCTGCTTCATTAGATATACATTTTGATATGTTGGTCcttatataaatctaaaatctgCCTTTGATGGCAACTTATTGTCATGCAAGTTGATGTCACACTGATGAATGGAGATTATACTTTATGGATTTCAGCTTCTTCCTCCCTCTCacaatttattttccttcattcTCTTTACCTTTGGATGAATGCTCATGTTTTACTatcaaaagtaacaaaaaacaaatggcCATGCTGcgttcttttcttgttttcaggCTTTCTTGCATCGTTTTTGTCTCTGTTGTTTAGGTGCATCTATTGCATGCTCAGTGATGAAACGAATGAGGCACTGACCCCCCAAGACTTTGAAGAAGAAATTACCCCAAAAAGAAAACTGCtgtaacatatttaaatatatatatatttggttttttatgaattgaaaataaaaaatgtgcaCCTGGTCATGTGCGTGCCAATGAATGTCAGTCCTAGTATATTGGAAGGCGGGGATTCCGAGGATAAAGATGCATACTGGTTAccaaacataagaaaaaaagaatgaagagaGAAAGATAGGGTAGAAggtttctttctccctcttgTTTTTTAAACAGTCTTTTTTCCAGTTAAGCTTTGAACCCATATAACGTGTCCATGTAACAGGAGAGCAAGTTAATAAATGatcagttttaattttttaatccatGAGATATGGTCCTAAAAATTGTTTACAGCCAAGATTTGAACTTTAAATCCAGGAAGAGTATACTCTTAAAAATATCtcagaatatttgtgaatagttgtgaaattatttgtaaatagtaataaaatagtttgaattaaaatattttattgaaaagtcGGGATTCTGAGGATAAAGACATCTACCGGGGTtaccaaaaataagaaaaaaaagattgagagaaGAGGGAAGAATGCAAAAGGTAGGGGCAGAATGGTGAGGTAGAGAAAAAGATGGCGTAGATAGCTAAAGTTttgaagggtttttttttttttttttttgtttaaattgtaCCCCTAAAAATTGTTTACAACCAAGATTTGAACTTCAAATCTAGGAGGAGCATACTCCTAAAACTAAAACTAGAACCTTTATTACTTGAACTAATCCATAGATATTGTATGAGTTTCTTCCTTCCAACGTTTTCTTCCCCTTATTGAGGGCTCTTTGGGGAGGGATGAAGATCATCCTATGCTCTTGCTTGCCTTCAAGTTTATTGGGGATTCAGGACCTCTAtaattgttacaaaattttaaaacctaGTTGctaaatagttaaagaagtgtaaaaagaaatataggGTGGAATTGGGACCATCGAAGTTACTCATGTCTCATGCTCTCTTGACTTATAGACTACAATATGATTCAAGAGAAGACCTATCATGAAAATGGTTTTTGTAAGCAGATCTAGAAGAGGTCTATCCAAAGTTTCATTGCACTCGTAAGAGATTGTCATGGTTGAAGTTGCAATTGAAGAAGGTTTTCATTTCATACTCCACAAACTTGGATAGAAGAGTATGTTGAGTCTAAGTTTTACAACCACCCCCCATCAAGGTGGCCAAGACAACTCCTAGAGTTACTAGTCACGAAAAACTCCACGTGCAACTGGTTGGAGGGAATCCCCGCGAAACCGGTTgcatcaaaaattttattttttgtacttctctcatttcattccccccccctctctctctctctctctctctcaatttcttccCTTTCACTGCCACCACCACTAGCCTCAAGCCATGGCAAGTCGAGAACCAAAACCATCCGTCTCAAGATCTAGAGGCAAAGACTACAGAAGCAAGAAATGGAGAGCAGAAAACCATGAGTCCTTACATAAGCATCATCCACTCAAGGTTTTAAGTGGAACATCTTCTTGTCTAGATCTATGATTTGGTGAGGAATTAAAACTCAAATCAATAAATCTCAAACGAACTTCTAAGTCAAAATCAACTTTGGTTTGTAAAAGTCTTTTTTTACACATGGAGATGGAGCGAAACAATAAAgttatctctcatttttatttgatttgagTGTAAATTTTGGTTCTTTAAGCTAAACTTTAATGGCATCTATGACTTAGATGAGACTGTCTCCTAAGTTTTTGTGAATGTTTCTcttttattcatcatcatccCAAAATGTAACATTAGGTGATAGActcataaatgaaatataacaaGAGAGATGCTATAGACAACTGTCTTGAGAACCTTTGGAAAATCGTTGTCCACGGTGAATTTGCTATAGACAAACGCCAGAGAACCTATAGACAAACGCCCTGAGAACCTTTGGCTTTGGGGTTGAGGGTTGAGGGGGGCTTAGGGAGAAATTGGTCAATTAACCACGTAAGGTGTGTTTGGCTTATGCGAAGAGTTTTTTGGATGGAAAAGACCTAAATTCTTCGTCAATATTGAAAGATCAGTCATACTCCAAAGgctatatattttgaaagattGTAAAGTTTCTCTATTAGATAATCCCATTCTTCGCAAGCCGTCACCGACTCCCTCGTCCAATTTCTCAATACCTTAGCATTCTTGACAGACACGACAGAACACGCTACACAGCACAGAAGACGAAACCCATTACTGAGATAGACAAGAACCGAAACCCACAAACTAGACAACGCCACAGAGATTTCATTTCAACTGTCGGATGGCAAGGGATAGCTGCTTGGCTCGTGTGACCGCCGGCGTTGCCGTAGGCGGTGCTGTAGGTGGCGCCGTTGGTAATTCCCCCCTACTCCTCGAAAACCCTAATCTGTTTCtgtctttcctttctttttcttttttcaattccGAGGTTCCTTAACAACCTTATTGTTCACCGTTCTTTTTGGGGtatttttgcttcttttcttgGATTGCGTACTTATTCTCCAATTTTACTCTTGGTTTTCCTGGGGGTTCTTAGCAATGCTTTTTGGTGTTGAAAGTAGCCAAGTATTTGATCTTTAGGGGTGTATTTCCAGGCGAGCCCTATTGTCTAAACAATACCCACTTCACTGCTTCTATAATTGTGGCAGGATGACTTGTTATTTTTTGTGCATGTATTGCTGTTCGTAATGTTGATGCATAATGGATTTTACACCTGACtataagttttattaaaataaagagtcaagaaaagaggaaaatttAGCCTTGAATTCATTTACTGCATTTTAAAGCATGCCCCCTTGTGGTAAACCGCATGCGCCATCGCTATCGTTCTTGGGTATATCGTTTGTCTTGCTATGTATGTTAAGAGTTTAATAAATTTCCAACCTTGATGGAAATAGTTTCATTTTTTCTCACTTTGACCTCTAGCAAGTCTACATTTATAATTCTTGtattatttctatatctaaTCATATGTTATATATACAGGTGCTGTGTATGGCACTTATGAAGCTATTAGGTATAAGGTACTTGTCTTGAACTTCAACTCGTGAGATTGTGTAGACTTCACTTTTGACtactctttcttcttcattttttctcttttttccacATTGCATATGATCTTCCCAAACGACCTTTTTCATGTTACTGTGCATAGTTCTTACACACTTTGTATGAGTAGGAGATGCATAATActggcatcgagaatgaatgcacttaataaaaaaaaaaaaaggagatg is drawn from Juglans regia cultivar Chandler chromosome 5, Walnut 2.0, whole genome shotgun sequence and contains these coding sequences:
- the LOC108999079 gene encoding reactive oxygen species modulator 1, which encodes MARDSCLARVTAGVAVGGAVGGAVGAVYGTYEAIRYKVPGLMKIRYIGQTTLGSAAIFGLFLGAGSLIHCGKSY